The Choristoneura fumiferana chromosome 5, NRCan_CFum_1, whole genome shotgun sequence region ttatgaaatgaaatagtgtattttttttagacatgGTAAAATGGTCTTATAAAATAGTGCTAATGTGCTATGACATGTCTAGCTAGATACATTGGCATGCAAACATTGTCTTATATtctaaaagcttttattaagctgaaacgaattaaatatttacattgtttatgttgaaacctagattaaatacagtttgatttaaaaaaataattacgtttTAGTGTAAATTTGACAATGGAAtagttttgtttgtatttttttattgtaagcctgcagggctactccgaaactcgaaactcgaagttcgtgtcgtgcggtccctctgacacttatactatttaatacgagagcgagagggaccgcacgacacgaacttcgagtttcgattttcagagtagccctgctgcacagtgtaaaaatctagtgttaggttgctcAACCTGACGGTTATATGacatttgacagattgcgtacaaaaaattgttgctatagtctgtcaaaaaagagaagacattaaaaagtggcaacactgtagtgccatccctttcaaaccctgtcaaaccaaaaagggaggacactacagtgttgccactttttaatttcttttctttttttgacagactttttttataccaatcctaccaaaaacagtaagtagccgtatattaaaaaaaaaagctttgtgTGTTTGGGTAGccccacagattactaatatgtagctggTAGCTCTTGGTtagccaacctggcgcccatccgaaatttgccaaatcgcgggtaaaaaaaaaaacataataaaacataattaaactatagatagaaaatttggcctaaatcgccgtcaatgggtaaggtgcccagaaggctggccgtatttcctcgttgtatagcgatacttatacgctgtgcgaaatagtggccagccctctggtcgcccgaggcctctattaggcgcgtcgacaaatctttatacagccgacgcgcacttggcccccaaggccccaaggtttcaacaccaaatgccgcaaacatgtagctggttcccagggcggcatatttgcggcgtttGAGGCTTTCAGCCGAAGATGCCGCAGCGCCAGCGGTGACGCTGGTGCTTGGAACATGGGACGGTGCTAGGGTATCAACGCAAGTGGCATCCCAAACTAGCGGCCGACCCATGCTCCAAGGCAccagcgacattccgtcaggcctCTTGCCGTCGTCCCTGGCCAGCCCGCTGGGTTCGAGGACTGCCGGAACTCTCGCACTGACAAGGGCCCGACGGATGATGTCGTTAATACTGGCGTGGCGGGAGATCCTACCAGCGCTCCGGACACATGAGAGGCCATGGTGACCCAGTATGTCCACCATGGCGCCGCATTGACAACGATGTGGCTGATTTATTGATGCCCCCAAACGTAAGCTAGCTGCCAGGCGAAAGGTGGTGTTGtctaaaaaagtacctatgtttggAGAAGGTAGCGCCTGCAGCCACAGACCCGATTCCCACTCCGCAGTCGCAAGGAGACGAGcacaaaaatatctgctacgTCCGGAAtaccaaagagtatataataaTCACTAAGTACCGTTTTACGGAATACACTGACGCGATTGCAAGCGTGTAAATGGCATTCAAGTGTTTGAATAGGGTTGGAGTTTATGGACGCGTGGCAATCCTCGGCAAAcgtgtaaatgtagcattataccactacgtccacgtcttgttttcttctttttagtatttttaacgcagtcgggttttgattttttaatttattgttttttgaattGAGAATGCGAGCCGGAATCAGATGCCAATGAACGTTTGCTTGAAATTTTGACGCACCTTCGAAGGCCAACGAGCATGCGGAGACAACGTTTAACGTCGTTGGCGGTCGTTGGGCTAGTGTGTACCCACCATTATACTTTCCCGcgatacctacttgttttttttatatttagtaccatggcgaccgagctttgctcgggttaAAGCTCTATAATAGGCATCAAAAATACAatctgaaacatagatgcacagaaaaaccagataaagagaccagcgctggtaatcgatcccaggtcctcagcattccgtgctgcgtgctataccgctacaccaccactggaccacaataataagcgttttcccagaaataaaaacaagctagatcgatttgctatccccgaaaacccctacataacaaatttcatcatcaaaatcgttggagcccTTTCCAAGATCccccatatatatatatatatatatatatatatatagagaaAATCTATAATAccattaaacgagcaattcttatatatgtatttttaaaatacacgACACGGGTTAACGCCAtttcattagaaataataatgtaatttaaaagaaattgtATTATGTTGTTAAGTTGTATCAAATTAAATGCAAATGCAATATATAGTTAAATGCAATGTACCTAACACTAGTTTTAGTACATTTTAATTTCCTTTGTAACCTTTTTCGGTTTCATTGTTCTTGaacaagaaatatttaaaaaaaacagtgacactGTTCGAGACATTTTTAAAGACGCTGTCTCttcctaaattaaatattagactaggacgtaaaaataaaaaaggtagaAGGAATTAGATCGTCAGGCTGTTTAGATTAACTTGCCGTAGTCATAACGtgaatttaaaagttaaaaaactgtatggaatggaatttcatacaatatatttttcaagtgatttttatttttggcagTCATATGGAAGAACTTCGTGTAGGTACTATGTTTGCGACAGTTAGGCGGACATTTCCAAGCAtactatagaaaaaaaaaattacaaacagccaaccaccacttgACTGTaagcatacaatacaataactctttattgaacaccaacacagcagtacagaaaacataggtatatggagatattacaaggtgagcaataggctaCCTTATCACTTCAGAGCAATTtcttccagacaacctttacaatagacaggaggaaggaataaaataaataagtatagttttgacattaaaataaaaaaaaaacagagtcCATGGTACTATATTTAAGTGGGGCTAAACATGTGCTCGAATAGCTTGTTCAAATGGCAAGGTTCtctagttctttttttttattcgactgaaagTCTATCAATCTCTCATAGGGCCGGCGACGCACCTGATACCTCTCGTGTTGTGggtatctatgggcggtggtggttgCTTCGCATCAGGCTGCATGCTAGTTTGCCTATACTAcatttaatgaactgaaacaatttctGTGCTCACTCGAGACCTTATGATACCTACGTgggtatatatacatattatattatatgcaaGTAATGTGTGTACACTACACTagtttaacatctggtagcatggtgaacggttttgttgctctaaagatgagctctgggtgtcagtgtagtgtggtggtggtgatagatgggtttgtgtgatttacgtgtgttctcacagtgtggagtaactgcatgaacacacatttcttgcataaacgtatagTAGTCCGCCGTtgagaagtcaatcctgacacgtgTCACTCCCATACTGACTGAATACTTCGAAAAACATTAACGTATTTTGTACCAGTATGAcaggtgtcaggattgactttgTTCGGactattattatgtaggtatagctATCTATCATAAAGTCGCAGGAGAGCAaagcagggatgtaacggacGTCGTTtcatcggaaccgaaagcggaacgcagtcgccgcgctaagcattgacatccgatataacttccgtgtcaaaagtaacggaaccggaaccgaaacgaatgtttaatatcaaagggaagttccgacttaacggaaatgGAATCGGAGCTCACATCTCTGGAGcaaagaaatataacattgtttcagttcattgataatgatatggacctctgcaaagtaacacctgttcaataaattatttaaactgcgtttacataaaaaaaaaacaataaatttgaagactattatttattatcaaaatgtaaaatatctGTTACTTTCACTtaaattccatttattttaacatttgaaacttaacgttAAAACTTGCACACGTTTCTAATTAAAcaacaaaactatttaaaattgtgttaacattttatattaaaaacataataatgtacatctaggtatttttagtccatttgtgttcgaaataccgagaaacgtttgttacaatttgaccgttaattcaaaccttaaattaaatggagTATATAAATAACCCCATTTAATCTTCTCCTGTTGAATTACTTCTAAAAATTCCAAAATTCCGTATTTTCGTTTTCTTTCAAATTCCTCacctttacgcgtctgtggTAAATATGCGAACGCGCGAGCCAAAAATTTGAAAGCAACTGTCACTCTGAACTGACCGAAAATTAACCGCGAAACTGCCGCCAGTTTGAAGCCAGTTTTCAGTTGTGCACGGCGACGATAATGGAAGTATTGGTTATCTCCAAATTTCGAGGCGAAGCAGAGTGGGTTCAAAGGGGAGTGTATTTTTACACTGCCTGGCGACACCGGGGCCAAACAGTTAGCTACAGATGTGGCAACAGTGACTGCCCAGTAAAGTTCACTATAAGAGCCGGTATACCAGGCCCAATCCGTGGTCAACATGACCATGAACCGGAACCCTGGATACCACAGAGGTATGTATAGCTCTCTTATTATATAACTcgtattaaaaagaaaaaaatatttgataaaatatgctTCTTTTATCGTGTTCTAAGTCCAGCCTTTCcaaatattacctatacctactctAACCCTACCCTAGTGGATCGTACACAAGATGTAATCGTTAAATGTAGCCAGGCAATTATTCCGTATATATATCAGAAAGGTTTAAATTGCTATCGAAAGTACGTTACTCAATGAGacatgtgattttattttaacatcaaTAACTtaagaaaaaacagaaatatcCCAAATATTACCTTCAAACCCTTCCATACACTTAATAGAGGCCTAGTCATTTCACCATTATCATattattgattaattattttaatttatccaATTAGTATCCATATCAATCAAATAcatatcattttaaatttttaagaaaGTTCATTTACAAACATAGAAGAGAGCCCGGCAATGTATCGCACAAGGGCGGCACTTTGAGCAACTGCTGTAAACAAAAAATGTGCTTCCTTAAAAAATAGAtgttattattcattatttcatatctatctatctttctataacagcccttatagcgcccgtcttgggactaggcctcctctctacttttccagtcttgcctattcattgccactcgcatccagtttactccagcttgttgccggatatcatctgtctatctttttggtggtcgtcctctaccgtGGGTGTACACCAAGGGTGTATTTCATATAAGATAGTTTTATTACATGATTACACTTTATTCGAGTGAATAATGAATCTTAAACAGTTTTACCTCTTACTGTAGGCAAACAGCCTCAAGGAACGTCGTAGGTACTAAATGTATGGGtgtttaaacttattttttttaaatacgtattaattctttaatttaaaaagttattaatGTGCTTTTACCGTGTGTGCCCTTAGGCCATAGAGCAGGTACCACATGAGCAGCCACCTAATAACAAACCTTCCTGTTTTAAgaataaatacctactacaaattgtaaaatttttAGGAATGAAATGTTCTGCCGACTCAAGAACAGATGTAGCATGGAAGTTACCATGCTACAAACAATTTTTCAGGAGGAAGCAGAACGGTAAGTTTATTCTTCTTCTGTATTTTCTGTTTcacacatttattattatttatttactagcttttacccgcggcttcgcacgcgtaaactattcggtctggtagttgcaattgaattattcgggattttacaaaattccccttgaaatttccaaaatttatatcgtgttcttcattgaggttgtgttgtgaataactgtacaaaattcaagactctaaacccagtgctaaaatttaaaaatttttccttatccaaattcaaatcatttattcattaaataggcggcaatgggcacttttacacgtcagtttttaaaataccagcgctttcggaaagaccatcattgccaagaagaatgcgccgcaagaagcttggcagaaagtcattttttttcaaaataaaatacttaaaaactacaataatacacggatgtatgggatcccttagttacaaaactatcccgtggaaatatcgggataaaaagtagcctatgtgttattccaaaggtccagctacctacatactaaatttcatggctcaaagcccagcggttgttatttcaagattttatccctatcccgtgggaatatcggcataaaaagtatcctatgttttaatccaggttataaactaactttccgccaaatttcatccaaatccgttcagccgtttaagcgtgaaaaagtaacaaacatactcactcactcactcacaaactttcacatttataatattagtaggaagtaggattaacCAATGGAAATTTACAGCATTTAGATACAGTTTATACTAATGCGCTGTCGTGATCGTGaaagttgcattgcattgcggcgctcgattgatcaTTACGAAcgactcgttggctttacggcctcgcaatgtaatgcaacttgcacgatttttcttgcaagtctaaaccaGGGTTAAGGATATACAATTTTTatggatttataatattagaaaggaaacaaaaattaatcactgaattatttaatttagttctaAACAGTAATAGAAAGAGAGAAGAGAAAAGAAGAGTTCCTGCAGTTTAGTgcgtgcactgttgtgtttcggcgtggagagtaagacagctggtgaaattactggcacttgaggtatcccatatcttaggcctctaggttggcaacgcatatgcaatccccctggtgttgcaggtgtctatgggcggtggtgatctcttaccatcaggagacccacttgctcgtttgccatccagtagaataaaaaaataaaataaacaactacggtacttttcaaccgacttcaaaaagtaggaggttgttgttgtgttgttgtatgTTTGTTCCGTCAGAAATCTGTCGTTTATGAACCGATAGGAAACTCTTTATTCCTTATTTTGTGAATAATATTTCTCTATATtgactaaaataattttttcaAGTGCTCTTTcagtttcatacaaatattccGGCCAGTTTGCTTATTGCAGACCTACTTGGGagtcttaaatttttaatacttaaaagGTACCATATTAAGTATTAAGATAGTACATTTATTCTTTCAGGTATCCACTCGCTGCGCCGCACTTGATGTATGAGAGGGTGCTACCATCCATGCGGAAGTGGAGGCGCAGCACACAGCCGGCGGTGCCAGGAACATTGCCGGAGTACAGCCGGGCATTGGCAGCACATCCTGTGTTTGGCCCAATGCATTTGGCATTAGTAAGCGCAGGTGGGGCCAGCGCAGTGATTATTGGCATGCCCGGCTTCGCAGAGTGCTTGCGGGAAAGCGCTGTCCTAGTAGCGGACGGCACCTTTTTGACGGTCCCGGCCGGGTTGCAGGCCTACCAGCTACTCACGCTGCACACAGTCGCGATGGGACAACATTATCACCCTGTTGTTGCGCTCATGGAGAATCGTAGGCAACATTTGTACCGAGCGGTTCTTCAGAAGGTGTGGGAGTTGGCCGGCAACCCGGAGCCGGAAACCGTATTAAGTGACTACGAGCCAGCGCTGCAAGGCGCCTTGCGAGAGGTGACAGACGCGCCACTACAGGGGTGCTATTTTCACTTCCTGCAGGTACGTAAATACTTGTTCATGTTTGATGTGTTGTAACACAGTGAATCTTTATTGTTATGTAATGTTTctaaacaaaaataagtttttgttaaaaaattcacCATTAGTGCAagcttttgctgactgtactttttgttgtcctccaaactacatttccgtaccaaatttcaagtcgatgccattaaccgttgaggttTAAGGTAGGGGACAGGGTGCTATAGCCGTATCGTAGTAAAAATGAAGTCATCTCATCAACAGGCGTTGGTAAAGCGAGGGAGGCAGGAGCACGTCCCCATGCGCCTGGTGCGGCTGTACGCGACGCTGGCGCTGCTGCCGGCGGAACGCGCGCCCGCGGCGTTCGCAGCGCAAACAGACGCAGCAATGTTTTTACAAATTCCATTGAATCATGCGTACCACC contains the following coding sequences:
- the LOC141428029 gene encoding uncharacterized protein isoform X2 — translated: MYERVLPSMRKWRRSTQPAVPGTLPEYSRALAAHPVFGPMHLALVSAGGASAVIIGMPGFAECLRESAVLVADGTFLTVPAGLQAYQLLTLHTVAMGQHYHPVVALMENRRQHLYRAVLQKVWELAGNPEPETVLSDYEPALQGALREVTDAPLQGCYFHFLQALVKRGRQEHVPMRLVRLYATLALLPAERAPAAFAAQTDAAMFLQIPLNHAYHLYFRDYWMNIALDEQEVLQQKFAVCASRRQASLAGAYLPQRRARPGVLVKQNVVAGNLEALARATITLREFLVMTSQAIVVGAGLAANDVPDVAEEVEVEMDAAVAAESRPATPEHQGPARCGVCRENPPARVLIPCGHTLCGDCLNGVEESLFGTRCPFCRREFQNNIAVFL
- the LOC141428029 gene encoding uncharacterized protein isoform X4, whose protein sequence is MYERVLPSMRKWRRSTQPAVPGTLPEYSRALAAHPVFGPMHLALVSAGGASAVIIGMPGFAECLRESAVLVADGTFLTVPAGLQAYQLLTLHTVAMGQHYHPVVALMENRRQHLYRAVLQKVWELAGNPEPETVLSDYEPALQGALREVTDAPLQGCYFHFLQALVKRGRQEHVPMRLVRLYATLALLPAERAPAAFAAQTDAAMFLQIPLNHAYHLYFRDYWMNIIRPETFSVYQKSHRTSNTAESFHAYLKKMLGASPNIWRFTRSRRARGIAAKVCRVRIAAAGQSRRSLFTAEARPPWRSGEAERRGWQPRGSR
- the LOC141428029 gene encoding uncharacterized protein isoform X3 is translated as MYERVLPSMRKWRRSTQPAVPGTLPEYSRALAAHPVFGPMHLALVSAGGASAVIIGMPGFAECLRESAVLVADGTFLTVPAGLQAYQLLTLHTVAMGQHYHPVVALMENRRQHLYRAVLQKVWELAGNPEPETVLSDYEPALQGALREVTDAPLQGCYFHFLQALVKRGRQEHVPMRLVRLYATLALLPAERAPAAFAAQTDAAMFLQIPLNHAYHLYFRDYWMNIIRPETFSVYQKSHRTSNTAESFHAYLKKMLGASPNIWRFTHLTSIYFQIFSFSTGSRRARGIAAKVCRVRIAAAGQSRRSLFTAEARPPWRSGEAERRGWQPRGSR
- the LOC141428029 gene encoding uncharacterized protein isoform X1, with the protein product MYERVLPSMRKWRRSTQPAVPGTLPEYSRALAAHPVFGPMHLALVSAGGASAVIIGMPGFAECLRESAVLVADGTFLTVPAGLQAYQLLTLHTVAMGQHYHPVVALMENRRQHLYRAVLQKVWELAGNPEPETVLSDYEPALQGALREVTDAPLQGCYFHFLQALVKRGRQEHVPMRLVRLYATLALLPAERAPAAFAAQTDAAMFLQIPLNHAYHLYFRDYWMNIIRPETFSVYQKSHRTSNTAESFHAYLKKMLGASPNIWRFTQVLQQKFAVCASRRQASLAGAYLPQRRARPGVLVKQNVVAGNLEALARATITLREFLVMTSQAIVVGAGLAANDVPDVAEEVEVEMDAAVAAESRPATPEHQGPARCGVCRENPPARVLIPCGHTLCGDCLNGVEESLFGTRCPFCRREFQNNIAVFL